The Podospora bellae-mahoneyi strain CBS 112042 chromosome 7, whole genome shotgun sequence genome includes a window with the following:
- the PACC1 gene encoding pH-response transcription factor pacc-1 (EggNog:ENOG503NW34; COG:K), which yields MSSSGISPTQVSPTAPAADTTTAAAATPAAAAAAPSSGSSSSTSNGATPAPSTAPTASSSSSTAQDESLVCRWSECNERFTSAEVLYEHICEKHVGRKSTNNLNLTCQWNACRTTTVKRDHITSHIRVHVPLKPHKCDFCGKSFKRPQDLKKHVKTHADDSVLVGRTQDQPGGMNPAYRAHPNSKAPPAFYDHNGHMRGTNTGPFGHPHQQNGQPSYYGQHPAAPQHPSYHAGPPMYYSQHMGAPRGDFMSHHASSYADPREKRQLDNLNELFGNLKRRQIDPSSYQQVGRSLMPIHGLGFQAGGGVATEYMAQAPHTLAMGGGSHATPLTQHYYLPPMPNLRTKEDLTQIDQMLEQMQHTVYENTGSPNSHYAPVDLRHPSPSYAARPAVDPYAASGAQQVVSPLSAAPSHSSSGTPAVTPPSSNMSYTSGHSPTTSSSGMSPISRHSSTSVAYPNLSSRANPLPYPPTAAGLGSNFTHNERRLSGGMLQAAARRSGSESDGARTPTAAQPGASSVSSPSGDSEGPDGETYDDWLNNMRTIEALRSAIRQRLERRDYEEDTDNSRIDPALADRSRPSPPTDPGRVTYPVLPPAGH from the exons ATGTCCTCCTCGGGCATCTCACCTACACAGGTGTCGCCAACGGCACCCGCTGCCGATaccaccactgctgctgctgccactccggctgctgctgccgccgcgcCCTCCTCCGGGTCGTCCAGCTCTACCTCCAACGGCGCGACTCCCGCGCCATCCACTGCTCCCACCGCCAGCTCATCCAGCAGCACTGCCCAAGATGAGAGCCTTGTGTGCCGGTGGTCTGAGTGCAACGAACGGTTTACGTCTGCCGAGGTCCTTTAT GAGCATATCTGTGAGAAGCATGTCGGCCGCAAgagcaccaacaacctcaacctcacatGCCAGTGGAATGCTTGTAGGACAACCACTGTGAAGAGAGACCATATCACTTCCCACATCCGCGTCCATGTTCCCCTGAAGCCCCACAAGTGCGACTTCTGCGGCAAGTCGTTCAAGCGCCCTCAGGATCTCAAGAAGCACGTCAAGACTCATGCCGATGACTCTGTTCTGGTCGGCAGAACCCAGGACCAGCCTGGTGGCATGAACCCCGCCTACCGTGCTCACCCAAACTCCAAAG CTCCCCCCGCTTTCTATGATCATAATGGCCACATGCGCGGTACTAACACCGGCCCCTTTGGCCACCCGCACCAGCAGAATGGTCAGCCTAGTTACTACGGCCAGCACCCCGCGGCTCCCCAGCACCCATCTTATCACGCTGGGCCCCCCATGTACTACTCTCAGCACATGGGTGCTCCCCGCGGAGATTTCATGAGCCACCATGCCTCTTCCTATGCCGACCCCCGGGAGAAGCGCCAGCTGGATAACTTGAACGAGCTCTTTGGAAACCTCAAGCGCCGTCAGATTGACCCCAGCTCCTACCAGCAGGTAGGTCGCTCCCTGATGCCCATCCATGGTCTTGGCTTCCAGGCTGGTGGCGGTGTAGCGACCGAGTACATGGCCCAGGCTCCCCACACCCTCGCcatgggtggtggttcccATGCCACTCCTCTCACCCAGCACTACTATCTGCCACCCATGCCCAACCTTCGCACCAAGGAGGACTTGACCCAGATCGACCAGATGCTCGAGCAGATGCAGCACACCGTGTATGAGAACACCGGGTCTCCCAACTCTCACTATGCCCCTGTTGATCTCCGTCACCCATCGCCTTCTTATGCCGCTCGCCCAGCCGTCGACCCCTATGCTGCTTCTGGCGCTCAGCAGGTGGTGTCTCCTCTCAGTGCCGCCCCTTCCCACTCCAGCAGCGGCACCCCCGCCgtcacccctccctccagcaACATGTCGTACACTTCTGGCCACTCGCCtaccacctcgtcctccgGCATGTCTCCCATCTCGCGCCACAGCTCCACCTCGGTCGCCTATCCCAACCTCAGCAGCCGCGCCAACCCTCTGCCTTATCCTCCTACGGCTGCTGGTCTCGGGTCCAACTTCACTCACAATGAGCGCCGCCTCTCTGGTGGTATGCTCCAGGCTGCTGCCCGCCGCTCTGGCTCCGAGTCGGACGGTGCCCGCACTCCCACCGCTGCCCAGCCTGGTGCCTCCTCGGTCAGCTCACCTAGTGGCGATTCTGAGGGCCCTGATGGCGAAACCTATGATGACTGGCTCAATAACATGCGCACCATCGAGGCCTTGAGAAGCGCCATCCGCCAGCGCCTTGAACGCCGCGACTATGAGGAAGACACGGATAACAGCCGTATCGACCCGGCGCTCGCTGATCGCTCTCGCCCCAGCCCTCCCACCGACCCCGGCCGGGTCACTTACCCCGTGCTCCCTCCCGCGGGGCACTAA